The Pogona vitticeps strain Pit_001003342236 chromosome 3, PviZW2.1, whole genome shotgun sequence genome includes a window with the following:
- the TMEM72 gene encoding transmembrane protein 72 — translation MSQITFWKALEYFCRLLGISTGSVLIGVGTDTLLQGQFKSLGTYLLISGVAVSVCEVAYFASLLLGACSNPKVGSKMHMCLKQVRCRGAFQKFLAYLLLSVACFLHPVLVWHVTIPGTMLVLTGLAYFLLSKQRKETRANRQEQRRDPYNTAVPVMGIEDPGQTYMFCKGAHGGRPSSFAGYLRTFFKGSKEQDAARNPASALSAGRQKHFEDNVVGIILPVREDLEEPESLAEESTSDTAPILVSQL, via the exons TACTCATTGGTGTGGGCACAGACACCCTTCTTCAGGGGCAGTTTAAGAGCCTGGGTACCTACCTGCT CATTTCAGGAGTAGCTGTTTCTGTGTGTGAAGTCGCCTACTTTGCCAGCCTGCTCTTGGGGGCTTGTTCCAA CCCCAAAGTTGGATCCAAGATGCACATGTGCTTGAAGCAAGTCAGATGTCGTGGGGCCTTTCAGAAGTTCCTGGCATATTTGCTGCTCTCTGTAGCCTGCTTCTTGCACCCTGTGCTTGTATGGCATGTCACTATTCCAG GCACAATGCTGGTGCTCACTGGTTTGGCCTATTTCCTGCTCAGTAAGCAACGAAAAGAAACAAGAGCAAATAGACAAGAGCAACGCAGGGACCCCTACAATACGGCCGTACCTGTGATGGGTATAGAGGACCCTGGGCAAACATACATGTTCTGCAAGGGAGCCCATGGAGGAAGACCAAGCTCCTTTGCAGGATATTTGAGGACCTTTTTCAAAGGCAGCAAAGAACAGGATGCTGCTAGGAACCCGGCCAGTGCACTGTCTGCAGGGAGGCAAAAGCACTTCGAGGACAACGTCGTGGGTATCATCCTGCCTGTCAGAGAAGACTTGGAAGAGCCAGAAAGCTTGGCTGAAGAAAGCACATCTGACACAGCCCCCATCCTTGTTTCCCAGCTGTGA